The Helianthus annuus cultivar XRQ/B chromosome 16, HanXRQr2.0-SUNRISE, whole genome shotgun sequence genome includes a window with the following:
- the LOC110918046 gene encoding chaperonin-like RbcX protein 2, chloroplastic → MIRAIAMAMTANTISYPSFGLLAETKYSLKTRKRKSKLMNSISNSDLTLMSSFLDVGSYARMKCSSFKNRKQKNISKLIVNELGGQYEEVFNDVKLALRNRFTKKAVRTVLYQLYEMNPPQYIWLHNFIAENDPEEGKLFLRNLAKENQDLAERVMITRLHLYGKWIKQCDHGEIYKEISDENLELMRERLLETIVWPADDKST, encoded by the exons ATGATTAGAGCTATAGCAATGGCCATGACTGCAAATACAATTTCATACCCAAGTTTCGGATTACTCGCAGAGACTAAATATAGTCTGAAAACGAGAAAGAGAAAATCAAAGTTAATGAATTCGATTTCAAATTCAGATTTAACTCTAATGAGTTCTTTCTTGGATGTTGGGTCGTATGCAAGGATGAAATGTTCATCTTTCAAGAACCGAAAGCAGAAAAATATTAGCAAATTAATTGTTAACGAGCTTGGTGGGCAGTATGAAGAGGTTTTCAACGACGTAAAATTG GCACTTCGCAATCGCTTCACAAAAAAGGCAGTTAGAACAGTTCTTTATCAACTTTATGAGATGAATCCCCCTCAGTATATCTGGCTACACAA CTTCATTGCTGAAAATGATCCTGAAGAGGGGAAGCTATTTCTTCGAAATCTTGCAAAG GAAAATCAAGATCTTGCTGAGAGAGTGATGATCACGCGACTTCACCTTTATGGAAAATGGATTAAG CAATGTGATCATGGTGAAATATACAAGGAAATATCTGATGAAAACCTGGAATTGATGAGGGAAAGGCTCTTGGAAACTATTGTGTGGCCTGCTGATGACAAAAGTACCTAG